CCTGGTTCACCACACTCCCGCTTATCAATTGGGTGGTCTCCGGGTTCCGGGTGTAATTAGCGCCCAAAAATGCGGAGAAACCGGTTCTCCGTTTTTTTAACGTAAACGAAGCTCCTGCCCCCGGTCCTCCCTGGGGCCACTTCCCCGAAAATCGCACATTCCCCTTATACTCATCCCTTAGCCTGGCCACTGTTATAATATTGATCACCCCTCCCGCGCCTTCCGCATCAAATCTTGCAGGTGGCACGGTATATACTTCTACACGGGCAATAGTAGATGCCGGCATCGTTTTCAGCAAAGTTGTAAAATCCATGCCCGAGGGTTTCCCATTTATAAGCACCCTGAAATCTGCCTGCCCCTTCAGCAGTAAATGATCATCCGCATCCACAGAGAGATAAGGCACTTTTCGTAACAGGTGCAGCACATCCACAGACTTATTTTCAGGATCGGCCTGTATATCATATATCACCAGGCCAGCCCGCTGTTTGATGACGGGTTTCGCTGCTTTGACAGCAATTTCCTTTAACTGATGGACAGCAGTATCCTGTTGGAAGAACATTCCAATCAAAACGAGTGTAGTAAACATGGGAGATTAAGCGCTTCTGCGGGAGATAAGATAGTAGGTAATCAGGCTAGATGCTACCCAGGAGAGTTTCATCAAAGCCTACGAAGCCATCGACACCTACAGGGGGCATGCAAAGTTCTCCACCTGGCTCTATACGATCGTCTATAGAACCTGTCTATCCATTCTCAAACAAAAGAAAACCTTTCCCCTGGATGAGATGCAGGAATACGAGGATGCACTGCCTCCGCCCCTGGAAGCCAGTGAGCAGTCAAAATTCATTTCCAGGGCAATCAGCGAACTACCACCTTCCGAGGCCATCGCGATCACCCTTTACTATATGAATGAAAACAGCGTGCGGGAAATCAGTAAAATAACCGGCCTTTCCATGGCCAATGTCAAGATACAGTTGTACAGGGCAAGGAAAAAACTGGAAACTAAATTAGCGGGACTATTATGAAATTAGATACACTTTTAAAATCTGTTGAACCGGATCAGCCTTCAGCTGATTTTACACGGAAGGTAATGAATGCCTTACCGCAAAAGAAAACAATACCACCTATCATCAGTCAAAAAACAGGATGGGCGATTGCTGGCGGTATAGCAGCCTGTGTTGCGGTCATACTATTAAACAATACGGCGCCAATCAACAGCCATGGCCGCATGAGCCAGGTATTTACCTTATTGCATACTGATTACTTTCTGCTTATTCCTATCATAGTGGCTATCTGCCTGGTGATGTGGCTGGATTATATTTTCCAATCCCAAACTACAAAATAAAATAGCCCCCAACACTCCGGAACAGCCCCTAAAACTTTTTTTTAAAAATCTATATGACCTTTTCCTCCCTTTCTTGTCTTTAGCATATACCACCACCATGAAGGGAAACCAACAACTGATCGAATTACTTGAAAAATACCAGGCAGGCACTATCTCTGAAGAGGAAAAAGCGATCCTGGAATCCTGGTACAATCAGGAAGCAGCGGCGAAAACGGCTGCGATAGATGATAGTGAGGTACAGGAAAGTCTGCAACGTATCAAAAGCCGTTTGCCCCTGCCAAAACAGGTGCGCATCTGGCCAAGACTGGCTGCTGCCGCGGTGTTGGTATTGCTGGCAGGTGCCAGCCTGCTCTATTTTACGCACCAGGGGCATGAGGTAAAACCACCGCTCACTAAAGCAGCTGCTATTCAACCCGGCGGTAATCATGCCGTATTGCAACTGGCTTCCGGCCAGCAGGTGGCACTGAACAGCCAGCAGACAGGTATCGTCATCAAAGGGAAACAGGTGCTTTACAGCGATGGACATGAGGTAACTGCTGCTGACATGGGGAATCACCTTCAATATATGCAGCTCATCACGCCGAAGGGTGGGCAATACCAGATCACCCTGCCGGATGGCTCCAGGGTATGGCTCAATTCTGCCAGCAAACTCACCTACCCTGACCGTTTTGAAGGGGATAACAGGCAGGTACAACTGGAAGGAGAAGCCTATTTCGAAGTGAGCAAAGACAGCCACCCCTTTATTGTAAAAAGCGGTGGACAGGAAGTGAGGGTATTGGGCACCGCCTTTAATATCATGGCCTATACCGATGAAGATGAGATTCAGACGGCCCTGGTATCCGGCGCTGTCAGGGTGAATGAAACCCTGCTTAAACCCGGTTTTGAGGCCCATTATTCGCGGGATGGGATCCAGGTGATACCCAGTAACCTGGAAGTAGTAACGGCCTGGAAAAACGGCTTGTTTTATTTTAAGGATGCCAGCTTACAAACAGTCATGAACCAGTTACAACGCTGGTACGATATAGAAGTAATATACCAATCAGCACGAAAAGGAGATGAATTTAACGGACAAATACCGCGGGATAAACCGCTGACAAAGGTTTTGGAGATTTTAACACTATCAGGGATCAACTTTAAAATGAGTGGCAGACAATTAATTGTATACTAATTTATAAACTACATGAAGCGCTTATTTCACCCGCCGTGATAAATAATTTATTTATCTGATTTCTCGCGTACAACAACGAAGAAAAAAGCTGGTAAGTGCAGTAACACCTACCAGCCGAATTCAATGCCTTGCTATCCCGCATGTCGAAGGGCTGGGTAGCGATCGGCTATGCTTTTATTAAAATCAACCAAAAGTATGCTTTTTAATCATTGGGCTAACAACTTTATTAGCCGAAAATCGCTGTGCGTCAGCGTTTCACTATTCCTGGTACTCATTTTTGTAAGTATTCAGTCCTTTGCACA
This window of the Chitinophaga sancti genome carries:
- a CDS encoding RNA polymerase sigma factor → MDTYRGHAKFSTWLYTIVYRTCLSILKQKKTFPLDEMQEYEDALPPPLEASEQSKFISRAISELPPSEAIAITLYYMNENSVREISKITGLSMANVKIQLYRARKKLETKLAGLL
- a CDS encoding FecR family protein, with the translated sequence MKGNQQLIELLEKYQAGTISEEEKAILESWYNQEAAAKTAAIDDSEVQESLQRIKSRLPLPKQVRIWPRLAAAAVLVLLAGASLLYFTHQGHEVKPPLTKAAAIQPGGNHAVLQLASGQQVALNSQQTGIVIKGKQVLYSDGHEVTAADMGNHLQYMQLITPKGGQYQITLPDGSRVWLNSASKLTYPDRFEGDNRQVQLEGEAYFEVSKDSHPFIVKSGGQEVRVLGTAFNIMAYTDEDEIQTALVSGAVRVNETLLKPGFEAHYSRDGIQVIPSNLEVVTAWKNGLFYFKDASLQTVMNQLQRWYDIEVIYQSARKGDEFNGQIPRDKPLTKVLEILTLSGINFKMSGRQLIVY